One region of Pagrus major chromosome 7, Pma_NU_1.0 genomic DNA includes:
- the LOC141000191 gene encoding F-box only protein 6-like produces MKRKAKAMGVTQSSDSAKRHREVPSAGPPASLPQESFFPVPLEILEEIFLNLPPDQVVCVCRLVCHQWKEVADSESLWRERCRRERYRLCDASKTPEDWRLFYFLCKKRRNLLKNPRAEHKMKNWHILENGGDNWKVEEVMVPHPNETVQKNFVTSYGMCKKMQLINLATEGYNPSFMDHFQPDIKISDWYAPRWDCGSEYEIRVELLNQRKKTIQTFAPETIYFEQWNDQKWSQMTHVFQNYGPGVRYIRFTHGGKDTQFWAGWYGIRVTDSCVEICPAVDT; encoded by the exons ATGAAGAGGAAAGCTAAAGCTATGGGTGTAACTCAGAGCTCGGATTCCGctaagagacacagagaggtcCCGTCTGCAGGACCGCCAGCCTCGCTTCCACAGGAATCT TTCTTCCCTGTTCCTCTGGAGATCCTGGAGGAGATCTTCCTGAACCTCCCTCCTGATCAGGTGGTCTGTGTTTGTCGGTTAGTGTGCCATCAGTGGAAAGAAGTGGCTGACAGTGAATCCttgtggagagagagatgcagaagAGAAAGATATCGCCTCTGCGATGCTTCCAAGACACCTGAGGACTGGAGGTTGTTTTACTTCTTGTGCAAGAAGAGAAGAAATCTGCTCAAGAACCCAAGAGCAGAAC ataAAATGAAGAACTGGCACATACTGGAGAATGGTGGCGATAACTGGAAAGTAGAGGAAGTTATGGTGCCGCATCCAAATGAGACAGTCCAGAAAAATTTTGTGACTTCTTACGG AATGTGCAAGAAAATGCAGCTGATTAATCTGGCAACAGAAGGTTACAACCCATCGTTTATGGATCACTTCCAGCCAGACATCAAAATATCTGATTG GTACGCCCCACGATGGGATTGTGGCAGTGAATATGAGATCCGTGTTGAGTTGCTGaaccaaagaaagaaaactatCCAGACATTTGCTCCTGAGACGATCTACTTTGAGCAGTGGAACGATCAGAAATGGAGTCAG ATGACCCATGTATTCCAGAACTACGGCCCGGGAGTGAGATACATCCGTTTTACTCAcggaggcaaagacacacagttCTGGGCAGGATGGTATGGAATTCGTGTTACCGACAGCTGCGTTGA